In Puntigrus tetrazona isolate hp1 chromosome 24, ASM1883169v1, whole genome shotgun sequence, a genomic segment contains:
- the gyg1b gene encoding glycogenin-1b isoform X2 encodes MAAEQAFVTLATNDSYARGAMVLGKSLRNHKTSKKLAVLIGPHVSDQSRAVLREIFDEVRPVDVLDSGDAAHLAMMKRPDLGVTFTKLHCWTLTRYSKCVFMDADTLVISNIDELFDREELSAAPDPGWPDCFNSGVFVFRPSNETYGKLLQYCTEHGSFDGGDQGVLNGFFGDWATADINKHLPFIYNMSSIAIYTYLPAFKQYGANAKVVHFLGQMKPWSYTYNPVQRKLRGDAQASSQPGFLLQWWALYSAEVLPLMIREYGDQPFVSGCEEDAVESEERVQPLLSSAERKQRWEQGQADYMGIDSFDNIQKKLDLFLK; translated from the exons ATGGCAG CAGAACAGGCATTTGTCACTTTGGCCACCAACGATAGCTACGCGAGAGGAGCTATGGTGCTCGGGAAATCCCTTAGGAACCACAAGACTTCCAAAAAGCTGGCGGTGCTCATTGGGCCGCACGTGTCGGATCAGTCGAG GGCGGTGCTCCGCGAGATCTTTGACGAAGTCCGGCCGGTGGACGTGTTGGACAGCGGGGACGCGGCGCACTTGGCCATGATGAAGAGACCCGACCTGGGGGTCACTTTCACCAAGCTGCACTGCTGGACTCTCACGCGCTACTCCAAGTGCGTGTTCATGGACGCGGACACGCTG GTGATATCAAACATAGATGAGCTGTTTGACAGAGAGGAGCTGTCTGCGGCTCCAGACCCCGGCTGGCCTGACTGCTTTAACTCTGGTGTGTTCGTATTTCGCCCGTCCAACGAAACCTACGGCAAACTCCTGCAGTATTGCACAGAGCATGGCAGCTTCGATG GAGGAGACCAAGGAGTCCTGAACGGCTTCTTCGGCGACTGGGCAACAGCCGACATCAACAAACACCTCCCTTTCATCTACAACATGAGCAGCATAGCCATCTACACGTACCTCCCTGCGTTTAAACA ATACGGTGCAAACGCGAAGGTGGTGCACTTCCTGGGCCAGATGAAGCCGTGGAGCTACACGTATAACCCCGTGCAGAGGAAGCTGAGAGGAGACGCGCAGGCCTCGTCTCAGCCGGGCTTCCTGCTGCAGTGGTGGGCTCTGTACAGCGCCGAGGTCCTGCCCCTGATGATCCGAGAGTACGGAGACCAGCCCTTCGTCTCGGGCTGTGAG gAGGACGCTGTGGAGAGCGAGGAGCGTGTTCAGCCGCTCTTGTCCTCAGCGGAGCGCAAGCAGAGATGGGAGCAGGGCCAGGCCGACTACATGGGAATAGACTCTTTCGACAACATTCAGAAAAAGCTCGACCTTTTCCTGAAATAA
- the gyg1b gene encoding glycogenin-1b isoform X3, which translates to MAEQAFVTLATNDSYARGAMVLGKSLRNHKTSKKLAVLIGPHVSDQSRAVLREIFDEVRPVDVLDSGDAAHLAMMKRPDLGVTFTKLHCWTLTRYSKCVFMDADTLVISNIDELFDREELSAAPDPGWPDCFNSGVFVFRPSNETYGKLLQYCTEHGSFDGGDQGVLNGFFGDWATADINKHLPFIYNMSSIAIYTYLPAFKQYGANAKVVHFLGQMKPWSYTYNPVQRKLRGDAQASSQPGFLLQWWALYSAEVLPLMIREYGDQPFVSGCEEDAVESEERVQPLLSSAERKQRWEQGQADYMGIDSFDNIQKKLDLFLK; encoded by the exons ATGGCAG AACAGGCATTTGTCACTTTGGCCACCAACGATAGCTACGCGAGAGGAGCTATGGTGCTCGGGAAATCCCTTAGGAACCACAAGACTTCCAAAAAGCTGGCGGTGCTCATTGGGCCGCACGTGTCGGATCAGTCGAG GGCGGTGCTCCGCGAGATCTTTGACGAAGTCCGGCCGGTGGACGTGTTGGACAGCGGGGACGCGGCGCACTTGGCCATGATGAAGAGACCCGACCTGGGGGTCACTTTCACCAAGCTGCACTGCTGGACTCTCACGCGCTACTCCAAGTGCGTGTTCATGGACGCGGACACGCTG GTGATATCAAACATAGATGAGCTGTTTGACAGAGAGGAGCTGTCTGCGGCTCCAGACCCCGGCTGGCCTGACTGCTTTAACTCTGGTGTGTTCGTATTTCGCCCGTCCAACGAAACCTACGGCAAACTCCTGCAGTATTGCACAGAGCATGGCAGCTTCGATG GAGGAGACCAAGGAGTCCTGAACGGCTTCTTCGGCGACTGGGCAACAGCCGACATCAACAAACACCTCCCTTTCATCTACAACATGAGCAGCATAGCCATCTACACGTACCTCCCTGCGTTTAAACA ATACGGTGCAAACGCGAAGGTGGTGCACTTCCTGGGCCAGATGAAGCCGTGGAGCTACACGTATAACCCCGTGCAGAGGAAGCTGAGAGGAGACGCGCAGGCCTCGTCTCAGCCGGGCTTCCTGCTGCAGTGGTGGGCTCTGTACAGCGCCGAGGTCCTGCCCCTGATGATCCGAGAGTACGGAGACCAGCCCTTCGTCTCGGGCTGTGAG gAGGACGCTGTGGAGAGCGAGGAGCGTGTTCAGCCGCTCTTGTCCTCAGCGGAGCGCAAGCAGAGATGGGAGCAGGGCCAGGCCGACTACATGGGAATAGACTCTTTCGACAACATTCAGAAAAAGCTCGACCTTTTCCTGAAATAA
- the gyg1b gene encoding glycogenin-1b isoform X1, whose protein sequence is MSSAEQAFVTLATNDSYARGAMVLGKSLRNHKTSKKLAVLIGPHVSDQSRAVLREIFDEVRPVDVLDSGDAAHLAMMKRPDLGVTFTKLHCWTLTRYSKCVFMDADTLVISNIDELFDREELSAAPDPGWPDCFNSGVFVFRPSNETYGKLLQYCTEHGSFDGGDQGVLNGFFGDWATADINKHLPFIYNMSSIAIYTYLPAFKQYGANAKVVHFLGQMKPWSYTYNPVQRKLRGDAQASSQPGFLLQWWALYSAEVLPLMIREYGDQPFVSGCEEDAVESEERVQPLLSSAERKQRWEQGQADYMGIDSFDNIQKKLDLFLK, encoded by the exons ATGTCTTCAGCAGAACAGGCATTTGTCACTTTGGCCACCAACGATAGCTACGCGAGAGGAGCTATGGTGCTCGGGAAATCCCTTAGGAACCACAAGACTTCCAAAAAGCTGGCGGTGCTCATTGGGCCGCACGTGTCGGATCAGTCGAG GGCGGTGCTCCGCGAGATCTTTGACGAAGTCCGGCCGGTGGACGTGTTGGACAGCGGGGACGCGGCGCACTTGGCCATGATGAAGAGACCCGACCTGGGGGTCACTTTCACCAAGCTGCACTGCTGGACTCTCACGCGCTACTCCAAGTGCGTGTTCATGGACGCGGACACGCTG GTGATATCAAACATAGATGAGCTGTTTGACAGAGAGGAGCTGTCTGCGGCTCCAGACCCCGGCTGGCCTGACTGCTTTAACTCTGGTGTGTTCGTATTTCGCCCGTCCAACGAAACCTACGGCAAACTCCTGCAGTATTGCACAGAGCATGGCAGCTTCGATG GAGGAGACCAAGGAGTCCTGAACGGCTTCTTCGGCGACTGGGCAACAGCCGACATCAACAAACACCTCCCTTTCATCTACAACATGAGCAGCATAGCCATCTACACGTACCTCCCTGCGTTTAAACA ATACGGTGCAAACGCGAAGGTGGTGCACTTCCTGGGCCAGATGAAGCCGTGGAGCTACACGTATAACCCCGTGCAGAGGAAGCTGAGAGGAGACGCGCAGGCCTCGTCTCAGCCGGGCTTCCTGCTGCAGTGGTGGGCTCTGTACAGCGCCGAGGTCCTGCCCCTGATGATCCGAGAGTACGGAGACCAGCCCTTCGTCTCGGGCTGTGAG gAGGACGCTGTGGAGAGCGAGGAGCGTGTTCAGCCGCTCTTGTCCTCAGCGGAGCGCAAGCAGAGATGGGAGCAGGGCCAGGCCGACTACATGGGAATAGACTCTTTCGACAACATTCAGAAAAAGCTCGACCTTTTCCTGAAATAA
- the bdh1 gene encoding D-beta-hydroxybutyrate dehydrogenase, mitochondrial produces MAALPMVRVALLIAFSVFLTLVLGFGLPSVLNLFARCCGFPEASVTESIVLLYALFVLYVAVPRLPRGTVKVEGKAVLITGCDTGFGLALAKHFHKLGFTVFAACLFRDGDGAKELEGLRSEKMKVVQMDVCSEEQVSQAVQFVTSNLDHPEKGLWAVVNNAGISTFGEVEFTTMDTYKQVSEVNLWGTVRVTKAFLPLIRRAKGRVVNIASMYGRMGNALRSPYCVSKYGVEAFSDCLRYEMKVWGVKVSVVEPGNFIVATGILTRDIVTTTAEKLWKEAPPVVQEDYGKAHFEQYMALMRSYCNSGQREIEPVLDDITDAITSKRPYTRYNPMEPHWWIRMQIMTHLPSAISDRLYF; encoded by the exons ATGGCCGCGCTGCCGATGGTGAGGGTCGCGCTGCTCATCGCCTTCTCGGTGTTTCTGACGCTCGTCCTGGGCTTCGGCTTGCCGTCTGTGCTCAACCTGTTCGCGCGATGCTGCGGTTTCCCGGAGGCGAGCGTCACCGAGAGCATAGTGCTGCTGTACGCGCTGTTCGTGCTGTACGTGGCCGTGCCGCGTCTGCCCCGCGGGACAGTGAAG GTCGAAGGGAAAGCTGTGCTCATTACCGGCTGTGACACTGGATTTGGACTGGCTCTGGCCAAGCACTTTCACAAGCTCGGCTTCACCGTGTTCGCAGCTTGTCTTTTTAGG GACGGAGACGGCGCCAAGGAGCTGGAGGGCCTTCGTTCGGAGAAGATGAAGGTGGTGCAGATGGACGTCTGCAGCGAGGAGCAGGTCTCTCAGGCCGTTCAGTTCGTGACCTCTAACCTGGACCACCCAGAGAAAG GTCTGTGGGCTGTGGTCAACAATGCTGGTATCTCCACATTCGGTGAGGTGGAGTTCACAACCATGGACACATACAAGCAGGTTTCAGAGGTCAACCTGTGGGGCACCGTCAGGGTAACCAAAGCCTTCCTGCCTCTGATTCGCAGGGCTAAAG GTCGCGTGGTAAACATCGCCAGCATGTACGGCAGAATGGGAAACGCTCTCCGATCCCCTTACTGTGTATCCAAATACGGAGTGGAGGCTTTTTCTGACTGTCTTAGGTATGAAATGAAGGTTTGGGGCGTCAAAGTTTCTGTTGTTGAGCCAGGAAACTTTATTGTGGCCACGGGCATCCTGACACGGGACATAGTCACCACAACAGCAGAGAAGCTCTGGAAGGAGGCGCCCCCTGTTGTCCAGGAGGACTATGGGAAGGCTCACTTTGAGCAGTACATGGCTCTCATGCGCTCGTATTGCAACAGCGGCCAGCGAGAGATCGAGCCGGTTTTAGACGACATCACAGACGCCATCACGTCCAAGCGGCCGTACACACGGTACAACCCCATGGAGCCTCACTGGTGGATCCGCATGCAGATAATGACCCACCTTCCTTCGGCCATCTCAGACAGACTCTACTTCTAA
- the nck1b gene encoding cytoplasmic protein NCK1 isoform X2 encodes MDMANLFKHFFRIGKVKRKTGMRETASNADSDFYPDNGERLYDLNLPALVKFSYTAEREDELSLVKGTRVIVMEKCSDGWWRGSYNGRSGWFPSNYVTEDADGSASNDSAGLTEKLAAVVHSANGNRVLHTVQALYPFSSGNDEELNFEKGEVMDVVEKPENDPEWWKCRKADGQMGLVPKNYVTVLQESHNSASMAGPPTPDCDYIEPSSSGRFAGKQWYYGKVTRHQAEVALNQRGTEGDFLIRDSESSPNDFSISLKAQSKNKHFKVQLKDNLYCIGQRKFNSMEELVEHYKKAPIFTSEQGDKLYLVKALAAS; translated from the exons GAATCGGCAAGGTGAAACGGAAGACAGGTATGCGTGAAACAGCCTCCAACGCGGACTCTGACTTCTACCCGGACAATGGCGAACGTCTGTATGACCTAAACCTTCCGGCGCTAGTCAAATTCAGTTACACGGCTGAGCGGGAAGATGAGTTGTCGTTGGTTAAGGGCACAAGGGTCATCGTCATGGAGAAGTGCAGTGATGGTTGGTGGAGAGGGAGCTACAACGGCCGTTCGGGATGGTTCCCATCCAACTACGTAACAGAGGATGCAGATGGATCGGCGAGCAATGACTCCGCCGGCTTGACGGAGAAATTGGCTGCTGTTGTTCATAGTGCGAACGGCAACCGGGTGCTGCACACAGTACAGGCACTCTACCCGTTCAGCTCGGGCAACGATGAAGAGCTGAACTTTGAGAAGGGGGAGGTTATGGATGTTGTGGAGAAGCCAGAAAACGACCCAGAGTGGTGGAAGTGTCGCAAAGCCGATGGGCAGATGGGACTTGTGCCGAAGAACTACGTGACTGTTCTGCAGGAGTCGCACAACTCAGCCAGCATGGCAGGGCCGCCCACACCTGACTGTGACTACATTGAGCCTTCATCTAGTGGACGCTTCGCTGGCAAGCAGTGGTACTATGGGAAGGTGACCCGTCATCAGGCTGAGGTGGCCCTCAACCAGAGGGGCACAGAGGGAGACTTTCTTATCCGGGACAGCGAGTCCTCA cCCAATGACTTTTCAATATCGCTGAAAGCTCAGTCCAAAAACAAGCATTTCAAAGTGCAACTGAAGGACAACCTGTACTGCATCGGACAACGCAAGTTTAACTCAATGGAGGAGTTGGTGGAACACTACAAAAAGGCGCCCATCTTCACCAGCGAACAGGGCGACAAACTCTACCTGGTCAAGGCTCTGGCTGCCTCCTGA